Sequence from the Malaciobacter pacificus genome:
TCAGCTTTTTTTGAGACTAATTCTTCTAAAAATTGATTCAAATGCTCTTCATTATTACAAACTATTTGTGGAATGATTTTTAGATGAGGTATATTTTTCTTGGATTTCCAATCTTTAAATATCTGAATTCTTTGAAAAAAATTACCTTTTTGGTTAGGAACTTCAAAAATATTATAAGTAATTTGATTCCAATTTTTTGAAGGAATTTTATCTAAAACTATATTTTGAATATTTTCAAAATCACCCCTTTTTGTCCAAAGTTCACCATCAAGTGCAAAGGGAGGAAAATTTTGTATAAACCATTTTGGAGTATAAATTTTATTACCATTTTTAGTAATTAACTCTTTACCATTCCAATATGCTCTTATTCCATCTAGTTTTTCACTCATAACCCAATTTTCAATTTTATGAAAGTTTTTTTCATAAGTTTTGGGCTTTTGTATCTCTAATGAAAATAATAAAGAATAACTTATTATAAATACTAAAAAAAGTCTCATCTTATACCTTTAAAATAATAATAAAAATTATATTTAAAATATTTTAAATTCATCATAAATTCATAATATTTTTTTAGATAAAATGTTTAACTTTCACATGAAGCGATATAAAGGGATTTTATGAGTGAAGAAATAGTATTAAATGATATTGATAAAAAATATCTATTAGATTCAATAAGAGATGTAAAAGATTTTCCAAAACCTGGAATTGTTTTTAAAGATATTACTACACTTTTAAACAATAAAGATGCATACAAGTTTTTAATAGATCACTTAGAACAAAGATATAAAAGTTATGATTTAGATTATATTGCGGGTATTGACTCAAGAGGATTTATTTTTGGGGCAGCACTTGCAGATAGATTAGGTATTGGTTTTGTCCCAATTAGAAAAGTGGGAAAACTTCCTGCTGCAACTGTTTGTGAAAAATATGAATTAGAATATGGATTCGATCAAATTGAAATTCATTTAGATGCTTTTCCAAAAAAAGATGCAAGAGTTTTAGTTATTGATGATTTAATTGCAACAGGTGGGACTGCTAATGCTGCTGCTAAATTAGTAAAAGATATTAATGCAAATTTAGTTGAGATGTGTTTTTTAATACATTTAACATTTTTAGATGGTGCAGAAAAATTAAAAGAGCATGCACCAGTATATTCAGTTTTAGAAATTTAAAAAAAAGAGATTATAATGAGTTACTATATTCCAAAGCCAAGTAAATTTGACCCAGATACAAAAGGGCAATTTGGTATTTTTGGGGGACAATATGTTCCTGAAACATTAATGCCTATTTTAAAAGAATTAGAAGAAGAGTATAAAAAGTTTAGATTTAATGAAGAGTTCTGGAAAGAAGTAGATGGGTATTTAAAAGATTATGTTGGAAGACAAACACCTCTTTATCACGCGAAAAATATAAGTGAAGAAATTGGTGCTACAGTTTACTTAAAAAGAGAAGATTTAAATCACACAGGTGCACATAAAGTAAATAATGTTATTGCTCAGGGATTGTTAGCTAAAAAATTAGGTAAAACAAAAGTTATAGCTGAAACTGGTGCTGGACAACATGGTGTTGCAACAGCTACTATTGCAGCTTTAATGGGATTAGAGTGTACTATTTTTATGGGTGCAAAAGATGTTGAGAGACAAGAACTAAATGTATTTAGAATGAAACTTTTAGGTGCAAAAGTAATTGCAGTAGAATCTGGAAGTAAAACATTAAAAGATGCT
This genomic interval carries:
- a CDS encoding DNA ligase, coding for MRLFLVFIISYSLLFSLEIQKPKTYEKNFHKIENWVMSEKLDGIRAYWNGKELITKNGNKIYTPKWFIQNFPPFALDGELWTKRGDFENIQNIVLDKIPSKNWNQITYNIFEVPNQKGNFFQRIQIFKDWKSKKNIPHLKIIPQIVCNNEEHLNQFLEELVSKKAEGVIIKNPNSAYFTGRSNDILKVKKFYDDEGLVIAHNYNEKNNFKSLVIKLKNGVVFNLGGGFSNKQREKPPKIGEIVTFKYYDLTKYGKPKFASFLRVRKKE
- a CDS encoding adenine phosphoribosyltransferase; this translates as MSEEIVLNDIDKKYLLDSIRDVKDFPKPGIVFKDITTLLNNKDAYKFLIDHLEQRYKSYDLDYIAGIDSRGFIFGAALADRLGIGFVPIRKVGKLPAATVCEKYELEYGFDQIEIHLDAFPKKDARVLVIDDLIATGGTANAAAKLVKDINANLVEMCFLIHLTFLDGAEKLKEHAPVYSVLEI